Proteins encoded by one window of Sphingomonas ginkgonis:
- a CDS encoding putative bifunctional diguanylate cyclase/phosphodiesterase, which yields MRSASPVAREPESADDCAFPLETAADRALLQALPIPAAVVGEGLGLIAANQAYRDAETLSGSATFEHGPLSQRIADWFAGVAPADGSRVDELELVDGDDVSSRHWRVKFAPLPAAADGARRCLLSLVDRTVEVQAERTLRAEMLRDSLTGLPNRLGFTEMIEAAGKEPKTLRGDHAVLVVDMLRFSRINESMGSLAGDELLITFARRLMSALRAGDRLARTGGNEFGIIVSLRRGISDALKAAERIQSVMNAPFRLSELEIRVECAIGMALMTDGQDPEELFRNAQFAVKQAKQAGKPQVYEPREASAARRRFSIETELRRAIDRDQLQLYYQPLINLKTGEVSGYEALARWTHEDRGEISPSEFIPVAEESGLILSLGRWAMDKAATTLAGWDAKAGEKLPLYVGVNLSAIQVARDDIAGVVASALRSSGLSGDRLTLELTESSIVQDPARATRVFDALKALETTVAMDDFGTGYSSLAYLQRLPIDVLKIDRSFVTGMMVDHDSVAIVRAVLSLAEALGMSTTAEGIETRELATTLAALGCASGQGFHFARPLEADAALNYWKSRRRRR from the coding sequence ATGCGATCGGCGTCCCCTGTAGCTCGTGAGCCGGAGTCGGCTGACGATTGTGCGTTCCCGCTGGAGACGGCGGCGGACCGTGCCCTGCTGCAGGCGCTTCCGATTCCCGCCGCGGTGGTCGGCGAGGGGCTCGGCCTGATCGCCGCCAACCAGGCCTATCGCGACGCCGAGACTCTGTCGGGCTCGGCTACCTTCGAGCACGGCCCGCTGTCGCAGCGGATCGCCGACTGGTTCGCCGGAGTGGCGCCCGCCGACGGCTCGCGGGTGGACGAGCTCGAGCTGGTCGACGGCGACGACGTCTCGAGCCGCCACTGGCGGGTCAAGTTCGCCCCCCTCCCCGCCGCTGCCGACGGGGCCCGGCGCTGCCTCCTCAGCCTCGTTGACCGCACCGTCGAGGTGCAGGCCGAGCGGACCCTGCGCGCCGAGATGCTGCGCGACAGCCTGACCGGCCTCCCCAATCGGCTCGGCTTCACCGAGATGATCGAGGCGGCGGGCAAGGAGCCGAAGACCTTGCGCGGCGACCATGCGGTGCTGGTCGTCGACATGCTCCGTTTCAGCCGGATCAACGAATCCATGGGCAGCCTCGCCGGCGACGAGCTGCTGATCACCTTCGCCCGGCGGCTGATGAGCGCGCTGCGCGCCGGCGACCGGCTGGCCCGCACCGGGGGCAACGAGTTCGGGATCATCGTCTCGCTCCGCCGCGGCATTTCCGACGCCCTCAAGGCGGCCGAACGGATCCAGTCGGTGATGAACGCGCCGTTCCGCCTGTCCGAGCTGGAGATCCGGGTCGAGTGCGCGATCGGCATGGCGCTGATGACCGACGGGCAGGACCCCGAGGAGCTGTTCCGCAACGCCCAGTTCGCGGTCAAGCAGGCCAAGCAGGCGGGCAAGCCGCAGGTCTACGAGCCACGCGAGGCGAGCGCCGCGCGCCGCCGCTTCTCGATCGAGACCGAGCTTCGCCGCGCGATCGACCGCGACCAGCTGCAGCTCTATTACCAGCCGCTGATCAACCTCAAAACCGGCGAGGTGTCGGGCTACGAGGCGCTCGCCCGCTGGACCCACGAGGACCGCGGCGAGATTTCGCCGAGCGAGTTCATCCCCGTCGCCGAGGAGAGCGGCCTCATCCTCTCGCTTGGCCGCTGGGCGATGGACAAGGCGGCGACCACCCTCGCCGGGTGGGACGCCAAGGCGGGCGAGAAGCTCCCGCTCTATGTCGGCGTCAACCTGTCGGCGATCCAGGTCGCCCGCGACGACATCGCCGGGGTGGTGGCGAGCGCGCTTCGCTCGAGCGGGCTGTCGGGCGACCGGCTGACGCTCGAGTTGACCGAAAGCTCCATCGTCCAGGACCCGGCCCGCGCGACCCGCGTATTCGATGCGTTGAAGGCGCTCGAGACCACGGTCGCGATGGACGATTTCGGGACCGGCTACTCGAGCCTCGCCTATCTCCAGCGGCTGCCGATCGACGTGCTCAAGATCGACCGCAGCTTCGTCACCGGCATGATGGTCGACCATGACAGCGTGGCGATCGTCCGCGCCGTGCTCAGCCTCGCCGAGGCGCTCGGCATGTCGACTACCGCCGAAGGGATCGAGACTCGCGAGCTCGCCACCACGCTGGCGGCGCTCGGCTGCGCGAGCGGCCAGGGCTTCCACTTCGCCCGTCCGCTCGAGGCGGATGCCGCGCTGAACTATTGGAAAAGCCGCCGCCGGCGGCGCTAG
- a CDS encoding Fur family transcriptional regulator, producing MPHRIDVEALCAEKGLRITEQRRTIAKVLGESEDHPDVETLHERAAAVDPNISIATVYRTVRLFEEAGVLERHEFGDGRSRYEPTTETHHDHLIDVESGKVIEFHDEELEQLQRRIAERLGYRLVDHRMELYAVSAGRERDRG from the coding sequence ATGCCGCACCGCATCGACGTCGAAGCCCTCTGTGCCGAGAAGGGCTTGCGCATCACCGAACAGCGCCGGACGATCGCCAAGGTACTCGGCGAGAGCGAGGACCACCCCGACGTCGAGACGCTCCACGAGCGCGCGGCCGCGGTCGACCCCAACATCTCCATCGCCACCGTCTATCGGACCGTCCGCCTGTTCGAGGAGGCCGGGGTGCTCGAGCGGCACGAGTTCGGCGACGGCCGCTCGCGCTACGAGCCGACCACCGAAACCCACCACGACCATCTGATCGACGTCGAGAGCGGCAAGGTCATCGAATTCCACGACGAGGAGCTGGAGCAGCTCCAGCGCCGGATCGCGGAGCGGCTCGGCTACCGGCTGGTCGATCACCGGATGGAACTCTACGCGGTGAGCGCCGGGCGCGAGCGCGACCGCGGATGA
- a CDS encoding alpha/beta fold hydrolase, with protein MADDDSPGWLDRGLFPFKSRFRDIAGNRVHYIDEGDGPVLLMLHGNPTWSFLYRHLVRLLAPDFRCIAVDYPGFGLSQAAPDYGFTPREHSAVVEGLVDALGLDQLTIMVQDWGGPIGLGLAGRRPELTRALLIGNSFAWPATGGMIAFSRLFGSRLGRWSITRQNLMARWLIPAGTNRTLSRPELAAYYGPFPSPASRLPIWTFARQIRLSRAYLAEVEAGLRRIADRPALIAWGEADGAFRAADRERFERLFPAHRTVVLAGAKHFIQENAPDTIAAAIRDWFPVAAPSH; from the coding sequence GTGGCGGACGACGACTCTCCCGGCTGGCTCGACCGCGGCCTGTTCCCATTCAAGAGCCGGTTCCGCGACATCGCGGGCAACCGGGTCCACTATATCGACGAGGGTGACGGGCCGGTGCTGCTGATGCTGCACGGCAACCCGACCTGGTCCTTCCTCTATCGCCACCTCGTCCGGCTGCTTGCCCCCGACTTCCGCTGCATCGCGGTCGATTATCCCGGCTTCGGGCTGAGCCAGGCGGCGCCGGACTATGGCTTCACCCCGCGCGAGCATTCGGCGGTGGTCGAGGGGCTGGTCGACGCGCTCGGGCTCGATCAGTTGACGATCATGGTGCAGGACTGGGGCGGGCCGATCGGGCTCGGGCTGGCCGGGCGCCGGCCGGAGCTGACCCGCGCGCTGCTCATCGGCAACAGCTTCGCCTGGCCCGCAACCGGCGGGATGATCGCCTTCTCCCGCCTGTTCGGGAGCCGGCTCGGCCGCTGGTCGATCACCCGCCAGAACCTGATGGCGCGCTGGCTAATCCCCGCCGGCACCAACCGGACCCTGAGCCGGCCGGAACTGGCCGCCTATTACGGCCCGTTCCCGTCACCCGCCTCGCGCCTGCCGATCTGGACCTTCGCGCGGCAGATCCGGCTTTCCCGCGCCTATCTGGCGGAGGTCGAAGCCGGACTCCGGCGGATCGCTGACCGGCCCGCGCTGATCGCCTGGGGCGAGGCGGACGGGGCATTCCGCGCGGCCGATCGCGAGCGGTTCGAGCGGCTGTTCCCCGCCCACCGCACCGTGGTGCTCGCCGGCGCGAAGCATTTCATCCAGGAGAATGCGCCCGACACGATCGCCGCGGCGATCCGCGACTGGTTCCCCGTCGCGGCCCCCTCGCACTGA
- the rimI gene encoding ribosomal protein S18-alanine N-acetyltransferase, with protein sequence MNGPQPAPALALSPAGAADLDEVMLVMRSAFAPEFGEAWTRGQCAGILPMSGVSLVVARSGDEAVGFSLSRTVGDEAELLLIGVRQEARREGVASSLLEHFIARAKNEQVHRLHLEVRDGNAAIQLYRKFDFTIVGRRASYYRGGDGQFYDALTLALLI encoded by the coding sequence ATGAACGGGCCGCAGCCCGCGCCCGCGCTCGCCCTTTCGCCCGCCGGCGCGGCGGACCTCGACGAGGTCATGCTGGTGATGCGCAGCGCCTTCGCGCCCGAGTTCGGCGAGGCCTGGACCCGCGGCCAGTGCGCCGGGATCCTGCCGATGAGCGGCGTGTCGCTGGTGGTCGCCCGAAGCGGCGACGAGGCGGTCGGCTTCAGCCTGTCCCGAACAGTCGGCGACGAGGCGGAACTGCTGCTGATCGGGGTCCGGCAGGAGGCCCGTCGCGAGGGCGTCGCGAGCAGCCTGCTCGAACATTTCATCGCGCGTGCCAAAAACGAACAGGTTCATCGACTTCATCTCGAAGTCAGGGATGGCAATGCAGCAATCCAACTGTACCGGAAGTTCGATTTCACCATCGTGGGTCGTCGTGCCAGCTATTATCGTGGCGGCGACGGGCAATTCTATGACGCCCTGACCCTTGCTCTGCTTATTTGA
- a CDS encoding EI24 domain-containing protein translates to MRAAILSSALTLALGDLGRRPMLAILVRAIVWTLVIFAGLFVLLAWLLNGADPCSLIGDECPLDPWSGGFGAFFATLLLGWFLFPGVAIGVLTGMSERITQAVEDIHYPQAAGHSAPLGWGRGIWLGIRSGGRVLLYNLVALPIALILLITGIGPFIIFALVNGLAIAPDLGELAAGRTLRGPDLRDWLRANRWPLRLIGLTVGVLLIVPFVNLAAPLLGAAAAVHLYQRGSGARRAA, encoded by the coding sequence ATGCGTGCCGCGATCCTGTCCAGCGCCCTGACGCTCGCCCTCGGCGACCTCGGCCGCCGCCCGATGCTGGCGATCCTCGTTCGGGCGATCGTCTGGACGCTGGTCATCTTTGCCGGCCTGTTCGTCCTGCTCGCCTGGCTGCTGAACGGCGCCGACCCCTGCTCGCTGATCGGCGACGAATGTCCGCTCGATCCGTGGAGCGGCGGCTTCGGTGCCTTCTTCGCGACGCTGCTGCTCGGCTGGTTCCTCTTCCCCGGGGTGGCGATCGGCGTGCTGACGGGGATGAGCGAGCGGATCACCCAGGCGGTCGAGGACATCCACTATCCCCAGGCCGCCGGCCATTCGGCGCCGCTCGGCTGGGGCCGCGGGATCTGGCTCGGAATCCGCTCGGGCGGGCGGGTGCTGCTCTACAACCTCGTCGCGCTGCCCATCGCGCTGATCCTGCTGATCACCGGCATCGGTCCGTTCATCATCTTCGCGCTCGTCAACGGTCTCGCCATCGCGCCCGACCTTGGCGAACTCGCCGCCGGGCGGACGCTGCGCGGGCCCGATCTCCGCGACTGGCTGCGCGCCAACCGCTGGCCGCTCCGCCTGATCGGGCTCACGGTCGGCGTGCTGCTGATCGTCCCGTTCGTCAACCTTGCCGCCCCGCTGCTCGGCGCGGCCGCCGCGGTCCATCTTTACCAGCGCGGCTCGGGCGCTAGACGGGCGGCATGA
- the tsaB gene encoding tRNA (adenosine(37)-N6)-threonylcarbamoyltransferase complex dimerization subunit type 1 TsaB has product MILALDTSTAACTVALFEPDGRLSAERHLVIGRGHAEQLVPMVAEVVGEARPKRVLVGCGPGSFTGLRVGIAAAHGLAIGWDAAIAGISSLALLAAPHAGKGPLAGVMSGGHGELFVQAFDGDPLAPAGPLLNQPAEAAAAMIDAPLLVGPAAAALQAARGWGEVVDSLPDAGFALRLPEALRTLAPQPVYARAPDARPKAAA; this is encoded by the coding sequence ATGATCCTCGCCCTCGACACCTCCACCGCGGCGTGCACCGTCGCGCTGTTCGAGCCCGATGGCCGATTGTCCGCCGAGCGCCACCTCGTGATCGGGCGCGGTCATGCCGAGCAGCTGGTGCCGATGGTCGCCGAGGTGGTCGGCGAGGCCCGACCGAAGCGGGTGCTGGTCGGATGCGGGCCGGGCAGCTTCACCGGGTTGCGGGTCGGGATCGCGGCGGCGCACGGGCTGGCGATCGGCTGGGACGCGGCGATCGCGGGCATTTCCAGCCTCGCCCTGCTCGCCGCGCCGCACGCCGGCAAGGGGCCGCTCGCCGGGGTGATGAGCGGTGGCCATGGCGAGCTCTTCGTACAGGCCTTCGACGGCGATCCGCTGGCTCCCGCCGGCCCGCTCCTCAACCAGCCCGCCGAGGCCGCCGCGGCGATGATCGATGCGCCGCTGCTGGTCGGCCCGGCCGCCGCCGCGCTGCAGGCCGCGCGCGGCTGGGGCGAAGTCGTCGACAGCCTGCCCGACGCCGGCTTCGCGCTCCGCCTGCCCGAGGCGCTCAGGACGCTCGCGCCGCAGCCGGTCTACGCCCGGGCCCCCGACGCGCGGCCGAAGGCGGCAGCATGA
- the miaB gene encoding tRNA (N6-isopentenyl adenosine(37)-C2)-methylthiotransferase MiaB, protein MNKPQTFRVKSFGCQMNVYDGERMAELLADRGMTVADEGADADLVVLNTCHIREKAAEKAYSDVGRLRREDGSKPLIALAGCVAQAEGEEARRRSAMIDMVVGPQAYHRLPEMIAAAAEGRAGVDTDMPAATKFDALPARRRGGVSAFLSVQEGCDKFCTYCVVPYTRGAEISRPFADVVAEAEQLVAGGARELTLLGQNVNAWESDGRDLAGLIRHLASFAELERIRYTTSHPVNMGESLIAAHGEIGKLMPYLHLPVQSGSDSILRAMNRSHTVESYLATIARVRAARPDIAISGDFIVGFPGESEADFERTLQVVDAVGYAAAFSFKYSPRPGTPAAGMDGQVAAEVMDERLQRLNERLQHHGRAFNQGCVGKTVDVLVEKKGRRPGQMIGKSPWLQSVFVETAAGIGEMIRVTLTEALPNSLGGVLAEPIGSRVVSV, encoded by the coding sequence ATGAACAAGCCCCAGACTTTCCGGGTGAAATCCTTCGGCTGCCAGATGAACGTCTATGACGGCGAGCGGATGGCCGAGCTGCTCGCCGACCGCGGGATGACCGTCGCGGACGAGGGGGCGGATGCCGACCTCGTCGTGCTCAACACCTGCCACATCCGCGAGAAGGCGGCGGAGAAGGCCTATTCGGACGTTGGCCGGCTGCGCCGGGAGGACGGGTCGAAGCCGCTGATCGCGCTCGCGGGCTGCGTCGCGCAAGCCGAGGGCGAGGAGGCGCGGCGACGGTCCGCAATGATCGACATGGTGGTCGGCCCGCAGGCCTACCACCGCCTGCCCGAGATGATCGCTGCGGCGGCCGAGGGACGCGCCGGGGTCGACACCGACATGCCGGCGGCGACCAAGTTCGACGCGCTCCCCGCAAGGCGGCGGGGCGGCGTGTCGGCCTTCCTGTCGGTGCAGGAGGGGTGCGACAAGTTCTGCACCTATTGCGTCGTGCCCTACACCCGCGGGGCGGAGATCAGCCGGCCGTTCGCGGACGTGGTCGCCGAGGCCGAGCAGCTGGTGGCGGGCGGGGCGCGCGAGCTCACCCTGCTCGGGCAGAACGTCAACGCCTGGGAGAGCGACGGGCGCGACCTCGCCGGGCTGATCCGCCATCTCGCGAGCTTCGCCGAGCTGGAGCGGATCCGCTACACGACCAGCCACCCGGTCAACATGGGCGAAAGCCTGATCGCCGCGCATGGCGAGATCGGCAAGCTGATGCCCTATCTCCATCTGCCGGTGCAGTCGGGGTCGGATTCGATCCTGCGGGCGATGAACCGCAGCCACACGGTCGAGAGCTACCTCGCGACGATCGCGCGGGTCCGCGCGGCGCGGCCCGACATCGCGATCAGCGGCGACTTCATCGTCGGGTTTCCGGGCGAGAGCGAGGCCGACTTCGAGCGCACGCTGCAGGTGGTCGACGCGGTCGGCTACGCCGCCGCCTTCTCGTTTAAGTACAGCCCGCGCCCGGGGACGCCGGCGGCAGGGATGGACGGGCAGGTCGCGGCCGAGGTGATGGACGAGCGGCTGCAGCGGCTGAACGAGCGGCTCCAGCACCACGGGCGCGCCTTCAACCAGGGGTGCGTCGGCAAGACGGTCGACGTGCTGGTGGAGAAGAAGGGCCGCCGCCCGGGCCAGATGATCGGCAAGTCGCCCTGGCTGCAGAGCGTGTTCGTGGAAACGGCGGCGGGTATCGGCGAGATGATCCGGGTCACGCTGACGGAGGCGCTGCCCAATTCGCTGGGCGGGGTGCTGGCGGAGCCGATCGGGAGCCGCGTCGTTTCCGTTTGA
- a CDS encoding MucR family transcriptional regulator translates to MNDNDNNQETLITLTADIVAAHVSNNSVSVNDLPQLIQNVHGALAGLGGTQAAPEAKPEPKVPVRTSVKPDYIVCLEDGKKLKMLKRHLMTHYNMTPEQYRTKWGLAADYPMVAPNYAEQRRTLAKSIGLGTKRRKSAGARARS, encoded by the coding sequence ATGAACGATAACGACAATAATCAGGAAACCCTGATCACCCTCACCGCAGACATCGTCGCGGCCCACGTCAGCAACAACAGCGTCTCGGTCAACGATCTGCCGCAGCTGATCCAGAACGTGCACGGTGCGCTCGCCGGTCTCGGCGGTACCCAAGCCGCGCCGGAAGCCAAGCCGGAGCCCAAGGTCCCGGTCCGCACCTCGGTCAAGCCCGATTACATCGTCTGCCTCGAAGACGGGAAGAAGCTGAAGATGCTCAAGCGGCATCTGATGACCCACTACAACATGACCCCGGAACAGTATCGGACCAAGTGGGGTCTTGCCGCCGACTATCCGATGGTCGCGCCCAACTATGCCGAACAGCGCCGCACGCTGGCCAAGTCGATCGGGCTCGGCACCAAGCGCCGCAAGTCGGCCGGCGCCCGCGCCCGCAGCTGA
- a CDS encoding lysophospholipid acyltransferase family protein produces MNGRALLRVAALVGWFAVAAPLHLLTRATGRSRWPRRFLRVATRIMGARLTVEGAPLAPGTLIVANHTSWLDIPLLAGATGCAFVSKQEVRGHPLLRWLADQNATIYVDRSDRRGMPAQAQAIRAGLARGQALAIFPEATTGDGGTLLPFKPALLSAVAPPPDGVTVRPVAVDYNGAAPEFGWHGDETGKDNARRVLGRRGSVPVTVRLLDPLPPLKDRKALAGMARDAIAAALAPSGVAPAGL; encoded by the coding sequence ATGAACGGACGCGCGCTGCTGCGGGTGGCAGCGCTGGTCGGCTGGTTCGCGGTGGCCGCCCCGCTGCACCTGCTGACGCGCGCGACGGGACGATCGCGCTGGCCGCGGCGCTTCCTTCGTGTGGCGACCCGGATCATGGGTGCGCGGCTGACGGTCGAGGGCGCGCCGCTGGCGCCCGGGACGCTGATCGTCGCCAATCATACCAGCTGGCTCGACATTCCGCTGCTCGCCGGGGCGACCGGCTGTGCCTTCGTCTCCAAGCAGGAGGTGCGGGGCCACCCCCTGCTCCGCTGGCTCGCCGACCAGAACGCGACCATCTATGTCGACCGCTCGGACCGGCGGGGCATGCCGGCGCAGGCGCAGGCGATCCGCGCCGGGCTGGCGCGCGGACAGGCGCTGGCGATCTTTCCCGAGGCGACGACCGGGGACGGCGGGACCCTGTTGCCGTTCAAGCCGGCGCTGCTGTCCGCGGTGGCGCCGCCGCCCGACGGGGTGACGGTGCGGCCGGTCGCGGTCGACTATAACGGGGCCGCGCCCGAGTTCGGCTGGCACGGCGACGAGACGGGGAAGGACAATGCGAGGCGGGTGCTCGGCCGGCGCGGCTCGGTGCCGGTGACGGTTCGGCTGCTCGACCCCCTGCCCCCGCTCAAGGACCGCAAGGCACTGGCGGGGATGGCGCGCGACGCGATCGCCGCGGCGCTGGCGCCTTCCGGAGTGGCGCCCGCTGGCCTATAG